The following are encoded in a window of Castanea sativa cultivar Marrone di Chiusa Pesio chromosome 9, ASM4071231v1 genomic DNA:
- the LOC142611038 gene encoding germin-like protein subfamily 3 member 2, which yields MSPILAILVVAFFLYCVTTSASDPDPIQDFCIPNPKFGSIKIAHLGSLPCKNSSEATTDDFVFSGMKGAGNFCDTGLAAISVNPAIFPGINTLGMSFVRADLKVGGYNPPHFHPRATEIAYVVQGSVYAGFVDSTNRVFARVIEQGEVIVFPRGLLHFLMNVGDKPATIFGSFNSQNPGLQKIPTAIFGSGIHEELLEKAFGLSPKQIRVMRRRFNPKSKG from the coding sequence ATGTCTCCAATTTTGGCCATTTTGGTTGTTGCATTCTTTCTATATTGCGTTACAACATCGGCTTCAGACCCTGACCCAATTCAAGATTTTTGCATACCCAACCCAAAATTTGGTTCCATAAAAATTGCTCACCTTGGTAGTCTTCCATGCAAGAATTCATCCGAGGCTACTACCGATGACTTTGTTTTTTCGGGCATGAAGGGAGCCGGAAACTTCTGTGACACCGGCCTTGCAGCCATATCAGTGAACCCAGCCATCTTTCCTGGCATTAACACACTAGGCATGTCATTTGTACGTGCTGACCTTAAAGTTGGTGGATATAATCCACCACATTTTCACCCAAGAGCCACTGAAATTGCATATGTGGTGCAAGGAAGTGTATATGCTGGCTTTGTGGATTCCACTAATCGGGTTTTTGCTAGAGTAATTGAGCAGGGAGAGGTCATTGTGTTCCCACGGGGTCTACTGCACTTCCTGATGAATGTTGGTGATAAGCCAGCAACAATATTTGGTAGTTTCAATAGCCAAAATCCTGGATTGCAAAAAATACCGACTGCCATTTTTGGATCTGGGATCCATGAGGAGCTTTTAGAGAAGGCTTTTGGATTAAGTCCTAAGCAAATTCGGGTCATGAGAAGAAGGTTTAATCCCAAAAGTAAGGGGTGA